The Actinomycetota bacterium genome contains the following window.
CCCACCCGGCTGGGACAGCCTCCGCCTGGTAGTCGGCTTGCCAGGTCGCGAACTCCTGCGCTGGGGCTTCAGGCCGGCGCCGCGAGGGCCGGGGCGACCGCGCCGCCGAAGACCTCGAGCTGGATGTTGTCGGGGTCTCGCAGGGTGATCATGGCGCTCCCGCTCGCAGGTTGCTTGACCTCCGAGTGGACGACGCCGAGCTCTTCGAACCGGTCCTTGAACTCCTGCACCGCTTCGGTGCTCCCGACGTTGAAGGCGATGTGGTCGACGCCGGCCCGGCGCTCGTCGAACGGCTCCCCGGGCGGCTGCTCGTGCGCCGTGAGCGTCAGCGTCACGCCGCTGCCAGCCAGCATGCGGGCCCGACGGAAGCCGTCGCCTTCGATCTCGGCGACGGTCTCGAACCCGAGCGTCTGGCGGTACCACTCGGCGCTCTTGCCGAGGTCCGAGACGCTGAGGCTCACGTGGTGGTAACCCAGAACTCCTGCCATGAGCGTGTCTCCTTCGTGTAGTGATCTATCAGT
Protein-coding sequences here:
- a CDS encoding VOC family protein — translated: MAGVLGYHHVSLSVSDLGKSAEWYRQTLGFETVAEIEGDGFRRARMLAGSGVTLTLTAHEQPPGEPFDERRAGVDHIAFNVGSTEAVQEFKDRFEELGVVHSEVKQPASGSAMITLRDPDNIQLEVFGGAVAPALAAPA